The following is a genomic window from Niabella soli DSM 19437.
GACCTGGCAGCCCAGGTGATGGGAGGTGTTTAGTTGACAGGTGAACATGTTTAAAAGTTGACAAGGAAAAATGAGTAAACAAAAAAAAGAGATACTACCTGTCAGCGCGTTAACGGATCAACCGGAAACTTACCATATTCCTGTGTTGCTGCACGAAACGATCGAAGGCCTGCATATTGTGCCCGATGGTATTTATGTGGATGCAACCTTCGGCGGCGGCGGACATTCGGCTGCGATACTGAAAGCGTTAGGCCCCAAGGGGCGGCTGGTGGCTTTTGACCAGGATGCGGATGCTGCGAATAATTTGCCTGCAGATGAGCGGGTGTTATTTGTGCCGCAGAATTTTCGCCACCTGAAGCGTTTTCTGCGCCTGCACGGGATCAGTAAGGTAAATGGCCTGTTGGCGGACCTGGGAGTGAGCAGTCACCAGTTTGATGAGGCTGCACGCGGGTTCAGTATCCGTTTTAACGCGGACATGGATATGCGGATGGACAGAAGGCAGTCCCGGACAGCGTTTGACGTAGTGCAGACGTATTCTGAACAACAGTTGCATAAGTTATTTGAACAATATGGAGAGGTGACGAATGCGAAAACGCTGGCACGCGCCATCGTGGAGATCAGAGGCCGGGTATCGTTAAAAACGACGGAAGGCTTTAAGAACGCGTTGCGGCCGGTAGTGAAAGGGAATCCGAATAAATATTTTGCCCAGGTGTTTCAGGCGCTGCGGATTGAAGTGAACCAGGAGCTGGAAGCATTAAAGGAACTGCTGGAGCAGGCAAAGGAAGTGGTACAGGCTGGTGGGCGGATTGCAATTATTACGTTCCATTCGCTGGAAGACCGGCTGGTGAAAAAATTTTTCAGGGACGGTGGATTCGATCAAAAGGATGATAATCCTTTCATACAGCACCCTACTGAAAAGGTATTTAAAATAATAACAAAGAAACCGGTAGAAGCAGGGGAAGAAGAATTGAAGAAGAATACAAGATCGCGGAGCGCAAAGTTGCGGGTGGCAGAACGGGTTTAGTTCATAGTTAATAGGTCATAGATACTGGATGGTAGATGCTGGATACTTGTTGTCAGGTCAAGATCGAGAATCCAGGATCAGGTATCAAGAATCGAGCAAATAAAAGAAAGTGGCAGAAAAAAAGGAAAAGGAATTTAAGTTGAACTGGAAGAAGGTGCTGAACTACCAGTCGATTGTGCGGCAGGTACCTTTTCTGTTTTACCTGGCTTTTTTGGCCATCGTGTACATCTACAACGGGCATATGGCCGATAAAACGGTACGCAAGATCAACGCTACCGCAAAGGAGGTAAAGGAATTACAGTGGGAATATAAAAGCTTGAAAAGCGAGGTGATGTTCCGCAGTAAACCCAGCGAACTGACCAAAGCCCTGCAACCATTGGGGTTGAACGAATTGCAGGAGTCGCCCTACGTGCTGAAAGATTCGTTAGAACAATATATGCAAACCGTAAATAAATAGGAACAGGCATTGGAAATTAAAAAGGACATATTGTGGCGGGTGTATCTCTGTTTTATAGGGATTGCCTTATTGTCTGTTATTGTATTCGGCAGGGCAACCTATATTCAGCGGATACAGGGTGATCACTGGCGCAGTATGGGCGACAGCATGCACCAGAAAATTGTGGAGATCAATGCCGATCGCGGTACCATTTTCAGTGAGGACGGCCAGATGCTGAGCACCTCGCTGCCGCAGTTTGATGTGTACATGGATTTTATGGCCGACGGGTTACGCGATAAAAATGGAAAAGTATATAAAGAGAATATCGACTCCTTTGCCATAGCCATGGCGGATCATTTTAAAGATAAAACGGCAACAGTATACCTGAAGGAATTTAACGCTGCTTATGCTAAAGGGAACCGCTATTATGCGTTAAAGAAAAAGATCTCCTTTGAAGATTATAAAGCATTGCGGGATTTTCCGCTGATCCGTTTGGGCAAAAATAAAAGCGGGATCGTGGTGGAAGAAACCAGCAAACGCATTGCTCCATTCGGCTTGCTTGCCAACAGAACCATCGGGCTGAGTAGGGAGTACGTGAACAGTGATGGCAAGATAAAGAAAATGAACGTAGGGCTGGAAATGAGTTACGACAGTTTACTCAATGGCCAGAACGGCCAGCGCGTCATGCGGTTTATTTCCGGCGGCGCTGTTCCGGTGGAAGGCTTCCAGGTAGAGCCGGAGAACGGCAAGGACATTTATACGACGATCGATGTGAATATGCAGGATATCACCGAAACAGCGCTGCTGCGTATGATGCAGGCCAGCAGGGGTGAATACGGAACGGCAATTGTGATGGAAACGAAAACCGGGAAGATAAAAGCCATTGCCAACCTGGGGCGCAATCCAAATGATACTACCTATTGGGAAAATGATAATTATGCGTTACGGGTTACCGAGCCCGGTTCTACCATTAAAATGGTGACCTTTCTTGCTGCAATGGACAAAGGATCTTCTAAACCCAGCGATCTTGTAGAAGTGGGCAGTGCCGGGCGCATGCAGGTGGGGCCACGTATGGTTACCGACGCGGAACGGATGCCTAAGCCGGTGCTGACCATTGAAGAATGTATAGCCCACAGCTCCAACGTAGGCATGAGCAAAGTAGCGTTGAAAGCATTTGGGTCAAGACCTTCAGAATTTGGAGAGTATTTACATAAATACCACATGGATACCCGCTCACCCATAGACCTGGCCCATGTGCCAAGACCCCGGGTGGCACCATTGGCAGTGGATCATGGCGGGCTGATGAATATGCTGACCATGAGCTTTGGCTATGCGGTGCAGGTAAGCCCCCTGCAGGTATTAACCTTATACAATGCGATTGCGAATGATGGCGTAATGGTGAAGCCCTACCTGGTAAACAGCATTTTGAACCAGGGGGTGGTTGTAAAACAAATGCACCCGGAAATAATGCTGGATCCCATTTGCAAACCATCTACTTTGAAGGCTGCTAAGGAAAGC
Proteins encoded in this region:
- the rsmH gene encoding 16S rRNA (cytosine(1402)-N(4))-methyltransferase RsmH — protein: MSKQKKEILPVSALTDQPETYHIPVLLHETIEGLHIVPDGIYVDATFGGGGHSAAILKALGPKGRLVAFDQDADAANNLPADERVLFVPQNFRHLKRFLRLHGISKVNGLLADLGVSSHQFDEAARGFSIRFNADMDMRMDRRQSRTAFDVVQTYSEQQLHKLFEQYGEVTNAKTLARAIVEIRGRVSLKTTEGFKNALRPVVKGNPNKYFAQVFQALRIEVNQELEALKELLEQAKEVVQAGGRIAIITFHSLEDRLVKKFFRDGGFDQKDDNPFIQHPTEKVFKIITKKPVEAGEEELKKNTRSRSAKLRVAERV
- a CDS encoding FtsL-like putative cell division protein, producing the protein MAEKKEKEFKLNWKKVLNYQSIVRQVPFLFYLAFLAIVYIYNGHMADKTVRKINATAKEVKELQWEYKSLKSEVMFRSKPSELTKALQPLGLNELQESPYVLKDSLEQYMQTVNK
- a CDS encoding penicillin-binding protein; amino-acid sequence: MEIKKDILWRVYLCFIGIALLSVIVFGRATYIQRIQGDHWRSMGDSMHQKIVEINADRGTIFSEDGQMLSTSLPQFDVYMDFMADGLRDKNGKVYKENIDSFAIAMADHFKDKTATVYLKEFNAAYAKGNRYYALKKKISFEDYKALRDFPLIRLGKNKSGIVVEETSKRIAPFGLLANRTIGLSREYVNSDGKIKKMNVGLEMSYDSLLNGQNGQRVMRFISGGAVPVEGFQVEPENGKDIYTTIDVNMQDITETALLRMMQASRGEYGTAIVMETKTGKIKAIANLGRNPNDTTYWENDNYALRVTEPGSTIKMVTFLAAMDKGSSKPSDLVEVGSAGRMQVGPRMVTDAERMPKPVLTIEECIAHSSNVGMSKVALKAFGSRPSEFGEYLHKYHMDTRSPIDLAHVPRPRVAPLAVDHGGLMNMLTMSFGYAVQVSPLQVLTLYNAIANDGVMVKPYLVNSILNQGVVVKQMHPEIMLDPICKPSTLKAAKESLELTITEGTGKPAFKDMPFKVAGKTGTAHVADGNIKYANNVYQGTFVGYFPADHPQYSCIVVIRTHPGASTHYGGQLGAPVFREIATKIYSMYVDRKTPKSYEGAKDSSTYFYAGSAKAMENVLNMLKVPFVDSVRSDQWVTMYANRFKPVLTGNTVKGSVMPNVQGMGLRDAIGLLERMGLRVKIQGSGKVAGQSIAPGTSFTKGQAVILNLA